The Symphalangus syndactylus isolate Jambi chromosome 8, NHGRI_mSymSyn1-v2.1_pri, whole genome shotgun sequence genome includes a window with the following:
- the ACKR3 gene encoding atypical chemokine receptor 3 isoform X2, with the protein MDLHLFDYSEPGNFSDISWPCNSSDCIVVDTVMCPNMPNKSVLLYTLSFIYIFIFVIGMIANSVVVWVNIQAKTTGYDTHCYILNLAIADLWVVLTIPVWVVSLVQHNQWPMGELTCKVTHLIFSINLFGSIFFLTCMSVDRYLSITYFTNTSSSRKKMVRRVVCILVWLLAFCVSLPDTYYLKTVTSASNNETYCRSFYPEHSIKEWLIGMELVSVVLGFAIPFSIIAVFYFLLARAISASGDQEKHSSRKIIFSYVVVFLVCWLPYHVAVLLDIFSILHYIPFTCRLEHALFTALHVTQCLSLVHCCVNPVLYSFINRNYRYELMKAFIFKYSAKTGLTKLIDASRVSETEYSALEQSTK; encoded by the coding sequence ATGGATCTGCATCTCTTCGACTACTCAGAGCCAGGGAACTTCTCGGACATCAGCTGGCCCTGCAACAGCAGTGACTGCATCGTGGTGGACACGGTGATGTGCCCCAACATGCCCAACAAAAGCGTCCTGCTCTACACGCTCTCCTTCATTTACATTTTCATCTTCGTCATCGGCATGATTGCCAACTCCGTGGTGGTCTGGGTGAATATCCAGGCCAAGACCACAGGCTATGACACTCACTGCTACATCTTGAACCTGGCCATCGCCGACCTGTGGGTTGTCCTCACCATCCCAGTCTGGGTGGTCAGCCTCGTGCAGCACAACCAGTGGCCCATGGGCGAGCTCACGTGCAAAGTCACACACCTCATCTTCTCCATCAACCTCTTCGGCAGCATTTTCTTCCTCACATGTATGAGCGTGGACCGCTACCTCTCCATCACCTACTTCACCAATACCTCCAGCAGCAGAAAGAAGATGGTACGCCGTGTCGTCTGCATCCTGGTGTGGCTGCTGGCCTTCTGCGTGTCTCTGCCCGACACCTACTACCTGAAGACCGTCACGTCTGCGTCCAACAATGAGACCTACTGCCGGTCCTTCTACCCCGAGCACAGCATCAAGGAGTGGCTGATCGGCATGGAGCTGGTCTCTGTGGTCTTGGGCTTCGCCATTCCCTTCTCCATCATCGCTGTCTTCTACTTCCTGCTGGCCAGAGCCATCTCGGCGTCCGGTGACCAGGAGAAGCACAGCAGCCGGAAGATCATCTTCTCCTACGTGGTGGTCTTCCTCGTCTGCTGGCTGCCCTACCACGTGGCGGTGCTGCTGGACATCTTCTCCATCCTGCACTACATCCCTTTCACCTGCCGGCTGGAGCACGCCCTCTTCACGGCCCTGCACGTCACACAGTGCCTGTCGCTGGTGCACTGCTGCGTCAACCCTGTCCTCTACAGCTTCATCAATCGCAACTACAGGTACGAGCTGATGAAGGCCTTCATCTTCAAGTACTCGGCCAAAACAGGGCTCACCAAGCTCATCGATGCCTCCAGAGTCTCAGAAACGGAGTACTCTGCCTTGGAGCAGAGCACCAAATGA